The following proteins are encoded in a genomic region of Synechococcus sp. CBW1002:
- the purH gene encoding bifunctional phosphoribosylaminoimidazolecarboxamide formyltransferase/IMP cyclohydrolase produces MAPTALLSVSDKRDLVPLAQGLLQAGYRLISSGGTAAALAAAGLSVTKVAEHTGAPEILGGRVKTLHPRIHGGILARRSEASHLADLAAQEIEAIDVVVVNLYPFRETVADPAVAFETAIENIDIGGPAMVRAAAKNHDDVAVLTDPDQYPSFLEALAAGRVDRSLRRQLALAAYRHTAAYDAAISTWLAERLAAEEPAAATSGTGESAVAAPLRLDLPARQSLRYGENPHQRATWYSAPAAGWGAASQLQGKELSYNNLIDLEAALATVREFGYGEQRQQPAAVVVKHTNPCGVATGSSSAEALLRALDADRVSAFGGIVALNGPVDGAAAAHLTGLFLECVVAPAYDADARAALAAKANLRLLELSPAAIAAAPHQQLRSVLGGVLVQAFDDQPVEEDAWQVVSRRQPTEAELVDLRFAWRVVRHVRSNAISVARGGQSLGIGAGQMNRVGSARLALEAAGERAQGAVLASDGFFPFDDTVRLAAAHGISAVIQPGGSVRDGDSISACDDLGLAMVCTGRRHFLH; encoded by the coding sequence ATGGCGCCCACGGCCCTCCTGAGTGTGTCCGACAAGCGGGATCTGGTGCCCCTGGCTCAGGGCCTGCTGCAGGCCGGCTACCGGCTGATCTCCAGTGGCGGCACCGCCGCGGCCCTGGCCGCCGCTGGCCTGAGCGTCACCAAGGTGGCTGAGCACACCGGCGCTCCCGAGATCCTCGGCGGGCGGGTCAAGACGCTGCACCCCCGCATCCATGGCGGCATCCTGGCCCGCCGCTCCGAGGCCTCGCATCTTGCCGACCTGGCCGCCCAGGAGATCGAGGCCATCGATGTGGTGGTGGTGAACCTCTATCCCTTCCGCGAAACCGTGGCCGATCCGGCGGTGGCCTTTGAGACGGCGATCGAGAACATCGACATCGGCGGGCCGGCGATGGTGCGCGCCGCTGCCAAGAACCACGACGACGTGGCGGTGCTGACCGATCCGGACCAGTACCCCAGCTTCCTGGAAGCCCTGGCGGCCGGCCGGGTGGACCGGAGCCTGCGCCGGCAGCTGGCCCTGGCGGCCTACCGCCACACCGCTGCCTACGACGCCGCCATCAGCACCTGGCTGGCGGAGCGTCTGGCGGCTGAGGAGCCTGCGGCAGCGACCTCCGGCACGGGCGAGTCTGCGGTGGCCGCGCCCCTGCGACTGGACCTGCCAGCGCGCCAGAGCCTCCGTTACGGCGAGAATCCTCACCAACGTGCCACCTGGTACAGCGCGCCTGCCGCCGGCTGGGGCGCAGCAAGCCAGCTGCAGGGCAAGGAACTCAGTTACAACAACCTCATCGACCTGGAGGCCGCTCTGGCCACCGTGCGGGAGTTCGGCTACGGCGAGCAGCGCCAGCAGCCGGCGGCGGTGGTGGTGAAGCACACCAATCCCTGCGGCGTCGCCACCGGCAGCAGCAGCGCCGAGGCCCTGCTGCGTGCCCTGGATGCGGATCGGGTGTCGGCCTTCGGCGGCATCGTGGCGCTGAACGGCCCGGTGGATGGCGCGGCCGCGGCCCATCTCACCGGCCTGTTCCTGGAGTGCGTGGTGGCACCGGCCTACGACGCCGACGCCCGCGCCGCCCTGGCGGCCAAGGCCAACCTGCGCCTGCTGGAGCTCAGCCCAGCCGCCATCGCCGCTGCGCCGCACCAGCAGTTGCGCAGCGTGCTCGGTGGCGTGCTGGTCCAGGCGTTCGATGATCAGCCCGTGGAGGAGGACGCCTGGCAGGTGGTGAGCCGCCGCCAGCCCACGGAGGCGGAGCTTGTCGACCTGCGCTTCGCCTGGCGGGTGGTGCGCCATGTGCGCTCCAATGCCATCAGCGTCGCCCGTGGCGGCCAGAGCCTCGGCATCGGTGCCGGTCAGATGAACCGGGTGGGATCGGCGCGGCTGGCCCTGGAGGCGGCCGGCGAACGGGCCCAGGGTGCGGTGCTCGCCAGTGATGGCTTCTTCCCCTTCGACGACACGGTGCGGCTGGCCGCGGCCCACGGCATCAGCGCCGTGATCCAGCCGGGCGGCAGCGTGCGGGATGGCGACTCGATCAGCGCCTGCGATGACCTCGGCCTGGCGATGGTCTGCACCGGCCGGCGCCACTTCCTGCACTGA
- a CDS encoding DUF4079 domain-containing protein, whose translation MPIALPSSLAFGLNFLHPLMMWGLLALSGYAMLLGIKAKKTRTAAAEDRKELIKGQFARRHYQLGSVVLAVMVLGTFGGMAVTYVNNGKLFVGPHLLVGIAMTSLIALASALSPLMQQGNLIARKVHVGLNMSVMTLFLWQALSGMQIVNKIWTSR comes from the coding sequence ATGCCCATCGCCCTTCCCAGCTCCCTGGCCTTCGGCCTCAACTTCCTGCATCCCCTGATGATGTGGGGGCTGCTGGCCCTCTCGGGCTACGCCATGCTGCTCGGCATCAAGGCCAAGAAGACCCGCACCGCCGCGGCCGAAGATCGCAAGGAGCTGATCAAGGGGCAGTTCGCCCGGCGCCACTACCAGCTCGGCAGCGTCGTGCTGGCGGTGATGGTGCTGGGCACCTTCGGCGGCATGGCCGTCACCTACGTCAACAACGGCAAGCTGTTCGTGGGGCCGCACCTGCTGGTGGGCATCGCCATGACCTCGCTGATCGCCCTGGCTTCGGCGCTCTCGCCGCTGATGCAGCAGGGCAATCTGATCGCCCGCAAGGTGCACGTGGGTCTGAACATGAGCGTGATGACCCTGTTCCTCTGGCAGGCGTTGAGCGGCATGCAGATCGTCAACAAGATCTGGACCAGCCGCTGA
- a CDS encoding DUF1997 domain-containing protein translates to MSDAAAAEGFEPMAPEVSLRDGDDDRVRRYASTFADLMEMRAPAEQVGQYLDRHEGWFRRCAAPMTVQPHGSNGYVLTLGRFGNFGFEVEPTIGLELLPQAEGVYRIVTLPPQVMAGTGLEGLYDVDFNAALRLDETTPENEEDGPLTLVRWELDLSVWIRLPKVITLLPDSLVQSSGDHLLRQIVRQISRRLTWKVQEDFHATHGLACPPRRRAQF, encoded by the coding sequence ATGAGCGACGCCGCTGCCGCCGAGGGTTTCGAGCCGATGGCCCCAGAGGTGAGCTTGCGGGATGGCGACGATGATCGGGTGCGGCGCTATGCCTCCACCTTCGCCGACCTGATGGAAATGCGGGCTCCTGCCGAGCAGGTGGGCCAGTACCTGGATCGCCACGAAGGCTGGTTCCGGCGCTGCGCCGCCCCGATGACCGTTCAGCCCCATGGCAGCAACGGCTATGTGCTCACCCTGGGGCGTTTCGGCAATTTCGGCTTTGAGGTGGAGCCCACGATCGGCCTGGAACTGCTCCCCCAGGCTGAAGGCGTCTACCGGATCGTGACCTTGCCACCGCAGGTGATGGCCGGAACAGGGCTGGAGGGCCTCTACGACGTCGACTTCAACGCCGCCCTGCGGCTTGATGAAACCACGCCAGAGAACGAGGAAGACGGTCCACTCACCCTGGTGCGCTGGGAGCTGGATCTGAGCGTCTGGATCCGCTTGCCCAAGGTGATCACCCTGCTGCCGGACTCCCTGGTGCAGAGCAGCGGTGACCATCTGCTCCGCCAGATCGTGCGGCAGATCTCACGTCGCCTCACCTGGAAGGTGCAGGAGGATTTCCACGCCACCCACGGGCTCGCCTGTCCGCCGCGGCGCCGCGCCCAGTTCTGA
- a CDS encoding 4-hydroxy-3-methylbut-2-enyl diphosphate reductase, with protein sequence MDTRAFKRSLHHSERYNRRGFGLGEEVAGSLQTAYQSDLIATLRENGHTLQRGRLTVRLAEAFGFCWGVERAVAMAYETRRHYPSERIWITNEIIHNPSVNDHLRQMNVLFIPVEGGVKDFSDVARGDVVILPAFGATVQEMQLLNERGCHIVDTTCPWVSKVWNTVEKHKKHAFTSIIHGKVKHEETLATSSFAGTYLVVLDLAEAQMVCDYILGRGTADRDAFMARFAKACSPGFDPDRDLFRVGVANQTTMLKSETEEIGRLVERTMLEHFGPVELNEHFLAFNTICDATQERQDAMFSLVDEPLDLMVVIGGYNSSNTTHLQEIAVSRGIRSFHIDTPERIGPGNRIEHMPLGAELAVEDPFLPDGPIRVGITSGASTPDRVVEDVIERLIGLTCGPPTGLIS encoded by the coding sequence GTGGATACCCGCGCCTTCAAACGCTCGCTACATCACTCGGAGCGTTACAACCGCCGCGGCTTCGGCCTCGGCGAGGAGGTGGCCGGCAGCCTGCAGACGGCTTACCAGAGCGATCTGATCGCCACCCTGCGCGAGAACGGCCACACCCTGCAACGCGGCCGCCTGACGGTGCGGCTGGCCGAAGCCTTCGGCTTCTGCTGGGGGGTGGAGCGGGCCGTGGCCATGGCCTACGAGACCCGGCGCCATTACCCAAGCGAACGGATCTGGATCACCAACGAGATCATCCACAACCCCTCGGTGAACGATCACCTGCGGCAGATGAACGTGCTGTTCATCCCGGTCGAGGGTGGCGTCAAGGACTTCTCCGACGTGGCCCGTGGCGACGTGGTGATCCTGCCCGCCTTCGGCGCCACCGTGCAGGAGATGCAGCTGCTCAACGAGCGCGGCTGCCACATCGTGGACACCACCTGTCCCTGGGTCTCGAAGGTGTGGAACACGGTGGAGAAGCACAAGAAGCACGCCTTCACCTCGATCATCCACGGCAAGGTGAAACACGAGGAGACCCTCGCCACCAGCTCCTTTGCGGGCACCTACCTGGTGGTGCTCGACCTGGCCGAGGCCCAGATGGTCTGCGATTACATCCTCGGCCGCGGCACCGCCGACCGCGACGCCTTCATGGCCCGCTTCGCCAAGGCCTGTTCCCCCGGCTTCGATCCCGACCGTGACCTGTTCCGGGTGGGCGTGGCCAACCAGACCACCATGCTCAAGAGCGAAACCGAGGAGATCGGCCGCCTGGTGGAGCGCACCATGCTGGAGCACTTCGGTCCGGTGGAACTGAACGAGCATTTTCTGGCCTTCAACACCATCTGTGACGCCACCCAGGAACGGCAGGACGCGATGTTCTCCCTGGTGGATGAGCCCCTCGATCTGATGGTGGTGATCGGCGGCTACAACTCCTCCAACACCACCCACCTGCAGGAGATCGCGGTCAGCCGCGGCATCCGCTCCTTCCACATCGACACCCCCGAGCGGATCGGACCGGGCAACCGGATCGAGCACATGCCCCTCGGCGCCGAGCTGGCGGTGGAAGATCCCTTCCTGCCGGACGGGCCGATCCGGGTGGGCATCACCTCAGGCGCCTCCACGCCGGACCGGGTGGTGGAAGACGTGATCGAGCGGCTGATCGGCCTGACCTGCGGACCACCCACAGGCCTGATCTCCTGA
- the sfsA gene encoding DNA/RNA nuclease SfsA produces MPTRGLDQLVLPFEGLRQGVLLKRYKRFLADVQLDDGTVVTAHCANTGPMTGVIHPGGRVRLRYAPSPSRKLAWTWEQAEVPGAEGTPLWVGINTALPNRLVRATIEAGLLEPWLGPIASVRAEVPYGQGRRSRIDLLLTPTEGSADPRPIYLEVKNTTWTRGDLALFPDTVTERGQKHLEELIGVLPEARAVLLPCLSRSDVRRFAPGDSADPRYGELFRQALAAGVEVLPCIYDVQADGVRWRGLAKVQPSSEDGE; encoded by the coding sequence TTGCCAACACGGGGCCTGGATCAACTGGTGCTGCCCTTCGAGGGCCTGCGGCAGGGGGTGCTGCTCAAGCGCTACAAGCGCTTCCTGGCGGACGTGCAGCTCGACGACGGCACCGTGGTCACGGCCCACTGCGCCAACACCGGCCCGATGACCGGCGTGATCCATCCCGGTGGCCGGGTGCGGCTGCGCTACGCCCCTTCCCCCAGCCGCAAGCTCGCCTGGACCTGGGAGCAGGCCGAGGTGCCGGGGGCCGAGGGGACGCCGCTCTGGGTGGGCATCAACACGGCCCTGCCCAACCGCCTGGTGCGGGCCACGATCGAAGCGGGCCTGCTGGAGCCCTGGCTGGGGCCGATCGCATCGGTACGGGCCGAGGTTCCCTATGGCCAGGGGCGGCGCAGCCGCATCGACCTGCTGCTCACCCCGACCGAGGGCAGCGCCGATCCCCGCCCGATCTACCTGGAAGTGAAGAACACCACCTGGACCCGCGGCGATCTGGCCCTCTTCCCCGACACCGTGACCGAGCGGGGTCAGAAGCACCTCGAGGAACTGATCGGGGTGCTGCCCGAGGCGCGGGCCGTGCTGCTGCCCTGCCTGAGCCGCTCCGACGTGCGTCGCTTCGCGCCGGGTGATTCAGCCGATCCCCGCTACGGCGAGCTGTTCCGCCAGGCCCTGGCGGCGGGAGTGGAGGTGCTGCCCTGCATCTACGACGTGCAGGCCGATGGGGTGCGCTGGCGCGGCCTGGCCAAGGTGCAGCCCAGCAGTGAAGACGGGGAGTAA
- the murJ gene encoding murein biosynthesis integral membrane protein MurJ, giving the protein MAKSLRRIALIVAVATGLSKVAGLVRQQVIAAAFGVGAAYDAYNYAYVLPGFLLILLGGINGPFHSAMVSVLARRPRQEGAHVLAAMNTLVGVGLLGVTLILVIAANPLIDLVGPGLEATRHDIAVQQLRWMAPMALFAGLIGLGFGALNAADEFWLPAVSPLLSSVAVIGGIGLLWWQLGAAITLPATALIGGIVLAGSTTLGAVLQWLIQLPALARQGLGHFRLVWDWRDPGVREVLQVMGPATLSSGMLQINVFTDLFFASGIVGAAAGLGYANLLVQTPLGLLSNALLVPLLPVFARLTAPADRPELIARIRQGLMLSNASMLPMGALMVALAGPIVALIYERGAFDAGAAALVGGLLMAYGVGMPAYLARDVLVRVFYALGDGTTPFRFSMAGIGLNVAFDWLLVGGPSPWGLQLPALNFGAPGLVLATVAVNLITCAGLLLALQARLGAMPLRLWGRDTLLLLLAALAAALVAWALSVWVAWPAGLLGRLLQTSLSAGLGLAIYGLAASAAGVPEARQMQRQLLARLPGGGR; this is encoded by the coding sequence ATGGCGAAATCCCTGCGCCGCATCGCCCTGATCGTGGCCGTGGCCACAGGCCTGAGCAAAGTGGCGGGGCTGGTGAGGCAGCAGGTCATCGCCGCAGCCTTCGGCGTGGGGGCCGCCTACGACGCCTACAACTACGCCTATGTGTTGCCCGGCTTCCTGCTGATCCTGCTGGGGGGCATCAACGGGCCTTTTCACAGCGCCATGGTGAGCGTGCTGGCGCGTCGGCCCCGCCAGGAGGGCGCCCACGTGCTGGCGGCGATGAACACCCTGGTGGGCGTCGGACTGCTGGGGGTGACCCTGATTCTGGTGATCGCGGCCAATCCTTTGATCGACCTCGTCGGGCCGGGCCTGGAGGCCACCCGCCACGACATCGCCGTGCAGCAGCTGCGCTGGATGGCGCCGATGGCCCTGTTCGCCGGTCTGATCGGCCTTGGCTTCGGCGCCCTGAACGCCGCCGATGAATTCTGGCTGCCGGCGGTGAGTCCGCTGCTCTCCAGCGTGGCCGTGATCGGTGGCATCGGCCTGCTCTGGTGGCAGCTGGGGGCGGCGATCACCCTGCCGGCCACGGCCCTGATCGGCGGCATCGTGCTGGCGGGCAGCACCACGCTGGGGGCGGTGTTGCAGTGGCTGATTCAGCTGCCTGCCCTGGCCCGCCAGGGCCTGGGCCATTTCCGCCTGGTGTGGGACTGGCGCGATCCGGGCGTCCGCGAGGTGCTGCAGGTGATGGGGCCGGCGACGCTCTCCTCGGGAATGCTGCAGATCAATGTGTTCACCGATCTGTTCTTCGCCTCCGGGATCGTGGGGGCTGCAGCGGGTCTGGGGTACGCCAACCTGCTGGTGCAGACGCCCCTAGGCCTGCTCTCCAACGCCCTGCTGGTGCCGCTGCTGCCGGTGTTCGCCCGGCTCACCGCTCCCGCTGATCGGCCTGAGCTGATCGCCCGCATCCGCCAGGGGCTGATGCTCTCCAACGCCAGCATGCTGCCGATGGGGGCGCTGATGGTGGCCCTGGCCGGGCCGATCGTGGCGTTGATCTACGAGCGTGGCGCCTTCGATGCCGGCGCCGCCGCCCTGGTGGGTGGACTCCTGATGGCCTACGGCGTGGGCATGCCGGCCTATCTGGCCCGCGATGTGCTGGTGCGGGTGTTCTATGCCCTGGGCGACGGCACCACGCCGTTCCGCTTCTCGATGGCTGGCATCGGTCTGAATGTGGCGTTCGACTGGTTGCTGGTGGGCGGGCCCAGCCCCTGGGGGCTGCAGCTGCCGGCCTTGAACTTCGGTGCGCCGGGCCTGGTGCTTGCCACAGTGGCGGTGAATCTGATCACCTGTGCCGGCCTGTTGCTGGCCCTGCAGGCGCGGCTGGGGGCAATGCCGCTGCGCCTCTGGGGCCGCGACACCCTGCTGCTGCTGCTGGCGGCCCTGGCTGCTGCACTGGTGGCCTGGGCCCTGTCGGTGTGGGTGGCCTGGCCGGCGGGCCTGCTGGGGCGCCTCCTCCAGACCAGCCTCAGCGCCGGCCTGGGGCTGGCGATCTATGGACTCGCTGCCAGTGCCGCCGGGGTGCCGGAGGCGCGCCAGATGCAGCGGCAATTGCTGGCACGCCTGCCCGGCGGGGGCCGTTAA
- a CDS encoding cytochrome-c oxidase, with protein sequence MLVIEVTNARDVVRQRIGRLGSRLIGKVVDAEAQVEKVLIQELESAFKEFGIEARIFSIDGPQMVGRSRLEIPLHVREERQVRLPDPE encoded by the coding sequence GTGCTGGTCATTGAGGTCACCAACGCCCGCGACGTGGTGCGGCAGCGCATCGGCCGCCTCGGAAGCCGCCTGATCGGCAAGGTGGTGGATGCCGAGGCCCAGGTGGAGAAGGTGCTGATCCAGGAACTGGAGAGCGCCTTCAAGGAATTCGGCATCGAGGCGCGCATCTTCTCGATCGACGGGCCCCAGATGGTGGGGCGCTCCCGCCTCGAGATCCCCCTGCACGTACGCGAGGAGCGGCAGGTGCGACTGCCGGATCCAGAATGA
- a CDS encoding DUF3181 family protein encodes MGMDAATIRQLTEALADRLYLQVAGWHLYLGDAGLAETLAIECVARLEQGPGVCARQALEAVQVPIGGGSTRLPLARLIPPGQLRDLEDVLQEFG; translated from the coding sequence ATGGGCATGGACGCCGCCACGATCCGACAGCTGACTGAGGCCCTGGCCGATCGGCTCTACCTGCAGGTGGCCGGCTGGCACCTCTATCTGGGCGATGCGGGCCTGGCCGAGACCCTGGCGATCGAATGCGTGGCCCGGCTGGAGCAGGGACCCGGCGTCTGTGCCCGTCAGGCCCTGGAGGCCGTGCAGGTACCGATCGGCGGCGGCAGCACCCGCCTGCCCCTGGCCCGCCTGATCCCCCCCGGCCAGCTGCGCGACCTGGAAGACGTGCTGCAGGAGTTTGGCTGA
- the glyA gene encoding serine hydroxymethyltransferase, with protein sequence MADTSAALNQPLVAGDPAVAALIGKELQRQQTHLELIASENFASRAVMEAQGSVLTNKYAEGLPHKRYYGGCEHVDAIEELAIERAKQLFGAAWANVQPHSGAQANFAVFLALLQPGDTILGMDLSHGGHLTHGSPVNVSGKWFKAVHYGVDPETQQLNYDTIRTLALQHRPKLIVCGYSAYPRTIDFAAFRAIADEVGAWLLADMAHIAGLVAAGVHPSPVPHCHVVTTTTHKTLRGPRGGLILTGDAEFGRQFDKAVFPGSQGGPLEHVIAAKAVAFGEALQPEFTAYSKQVIANAQALAERVLERGIDVVSGGTDNHLVLLDLRSIGMTGKVADLLVSDVHITANKNTVPFDPQSPFVTSGLRLGTAACTTRGFDQEAFREVADVIADRLLSPEDGAIEQRCRDRVAALCDRFPLYASERQLQHA encoded by the coding sequence ATGGCGGACACCTCGGCAGCGCTCAACCAGCCCCTGGTCGCCGGGGATCCGGCCGTGGCGGCCCTGATCGGCAAGGAGCTCCAGCGCCAGCAGACCCATCTGGAGCTGATCGCTTCGGAGAACTTCGCCTCCCGCGCTGTGATGGAGGCCCAGGGCTCGGTGCTCACCAACAAGTACGCCGAGGGGCTGCCCCATAAGCGCTACTACGGCGGCTGCGAGCACGTCGACGCGATCGAGGAGCTGGCGATCGAGCGGGCCAAGCAACTGTTCGGTGCCGCCTGGGCCAACGTGCAGCCCCACAGCGGCGCCCAGGCCAATTTCGCTGTCTTCCTGGCCCTGCTCCAGCCCGGCGACACGATCCTGGGTATGGACCTGAGCCATGGCGGCCACCTCACCCACGGCTCGCCGGTGAATGTGAGTGGCAAATGGTTCAAGGCGGTGCACTACGGCGTGGATCCCGAGACCCAGCAGCTCAACTACGACACGATCCGCACCCTGGCGCTGCAGCACCGGCCGAAACTGATCGTCTGCGGCTACTCCGCCTACCCCCGCACGATCGACTTCGCCGCCTTCCGCGCCATCGCCGATGAGGTGGGTGCCTGGCTGCTGGCGGATATGGCCCACATCGCCGGGCTGGTGGCGGCCGGCGTGCATCCCAGCCCGGTGCCCCATTGCCATGTGGTCACCACCACCACCCACAAGACCCTGCGCGGTCCGCGGGGCGGCCTGATCCTCACGGGCGATGCCGAATTCGGCCGCCAGTTCGACAAGGCCGTGTTCCCCGGCAGCCAGGGCGGCCCGCTGGAGCATGTGATCGCTGCCAAGGCGGTGGCCTTCGGTGAGGCGCTGCAGCCCGAGTTCACCGCCTACAGCAAGCAGGTGATCGCCAATGCCCAGGCCCTGGCGGAGCGCGTCCTCGAACGTGGCATCGATGTGGTGAGCGGCGGCACCGACAACCATCTGGTCCTGCTGGACCTGCGCAGTATCGGCATGACCGGCAAGGTGGCCGATCTGCTGGTCAGTGACGTGCACATCACAGCCAACAAGAACACCGTGCCCTTCGACCCCCAGTCCCCCTTCGTGACCAGTGGCCTGCGGCTCGGCACCGCCGCCTGCACCACCCGAGGCTTCGATCAGGAGGCCTTCCGGGAGGTGGCTGATGTGATCGCTGATCGTCTGCTCAGTCCGGAGGATGGCGCCATCGAGCAGCGCTGCCGCGACCGGGTGGCCGCGCTCTGCGATCGCTTCCCCCTCTACGCTTCCGAGCGTCAGCTGCAGCACGCCTGA
- a CDS encoding MraY family glycosyltransferase — MTLAYSPNAAALLTFFAASVLTALIVPVVRRLGLRWGLTDQPDPRKQHTTPMVRLGGIGIVAGFSLGLMLTWAFGGFAELPVSKDTAIWTTLAGSLCFFVIGLADDLFALPPLPRLVGQVAVATVVWGEGVRIGTIELPFSFGDALAPVLVLPEPLSLLATVIWLVGITNAINWLDGLDGLAAGVSGIAAVGLLSVSFSLHQPAAGLLAAALAGACLGFLRHNFNPARIFMGDGGSYFLGFALAAISIVGPAKGLTSVSLLLPLLILSLPLADMSAVIMGRLSEGHSPFYPDRRHLHHRLLRAGFSHRRTVVLIYAFTQWLASLALVLANAELRFLWLALATAILIGVVVASRRLQEEPWDGAEPGEPSSLPERPSHGQR; from the coding sequence GTGACCCTCGCCTACAGCCCCAACGCGGCGGCCCTGCTCACCTTCTTCGCCGCGTCGGTGCTCACGGCTCTGATCGTGCCGGTGGTGCGGCGTCTGGGTCTGCGCTGGGGGCTCACCGATCAGCCTGATCCCCGCAAGCAGCACACCACGCCGATGGTGCGCCTCGGCGGCATCGGCATCGTGGCTGGCTTCAGCCTCGGGCTCATGCTCACCTGGGCCTTCGGTGGCTTCGCCGAGTTGCCCGTCAGCAAGGACACGGCGATCTGGACCACCCTGGCCGGCTCGCTCTGCTTCTTCGTGATCGGCCTGGCGGACGATCTCTTCGCTCTGCCGCCCCTGCCGCGTCTGGTCGGTCAGGTGGCCGTGGCCACGGTGGTCTGGGGTGAAGGGGTGCGGATCGGCACGATCGAGCTGCCCTTTTCCTTCGGCGATGCCCTGGCGCCGGTGCTGGTGCTGCCCGAACCGCTGAGCCTTTTGGCCACCGTGATCTGGCTGGTGGGGATCACCAATGCGATCAACTGGCTGGATGGCCTCGACGGCCTGGCCGCCGGGGTGAGTGGCATCGCCGCCGTGGGCCTGCTCTCGGTCAGCTTCAGCCTGCATCAGCCGGCGGCGGGCCTGCTGGCTGCGGCCCTGGCGGGGGCCTGCCTGGGCTTTCTGCGCCACAACTTCAACCCCGCCCGCATCTTCATGGGCGATGGCGGCTCCTACTTCCTCGGTTTCGCCCTGGCGGCGATCAGCATCGTGGGCCCGGCCAAGGGCCTCACCAGCGTCAGCCTGCTGCTGCCTCTGCTGATCCTGTCCCTGCCGCTGGCCGACATGTCGGCCGTGATCATGGGACGCCTGAGCGAGGGGCATTCGCCCTTCTATCCCGATCGTCGCCATCTGCACCACCGCCTGCTCAGGGCCGGCTTCAGCCATCGCCGCACCGTGGTGCTGATCTATGCGTTCACCCAGTGGCTGGCTTCCCTGGCCCTGGTGCTGGCCAATGCCGAACTGCGCTTCCTCTGGCTGGCCCTGGCCACCGCGATCCTGATCGGGGTGGTGGTGGCCAGCCGCCGCCTGCAGGAGGAACCGTGGGATGGGGCGGAGCCGGGCGAGCCCTCCTCTCTCCCCGAACGTCCTTCCCATGGCCAGCGCTGA